A genomic region of Solanum dulcamara chromosome 2, daSolDulc1.2, whole genome shotgun sequence contains the following coding sequences:
- the LOC129880917 gene encoding scarecrow-like protein 14, with protein MGQYEAESAIKLEDEACSFFPDPNLINNLRVSDNLVNRNVDISPFQSDVGPNTLVPSTADNFHEDYDFSDGVLKYINQMLMEEDIEEKTCMFQESAALQAAERSFYEVIGEKYPSSANHEKPSSLGQNEHHDMDLRNDDRDGLLCPNLILDLDEDDVSHVPHVPDGVASHSTSRSSHSLSGTFTDVPVDSPVSTLRIPDIFSDGESVMQFEKGVEEASKFLPTGNSLLADVRYSVVGKELQYEEIKDAVVKVEKYKEKQSPERSRGKKNTLHEDIVDLTEGRNNKQSAVFSESTVRSEMFDRVLLCSEGKNESALRETLQAISRQNASENGPSKGSNGKKLQRKKKVGKRDVVDLRTLLTLCAEAVTGGNQRTANELLKQIRQSSSPTGDGMQRLAHYFTDGLEARVAGSGTHIYKALITQPVSATDFLKGYYLLLAACPFRTISNFFSNKTIMNLAEKASTVHIIDIGILWGFQWPGLIQLLSSRPGGPPKLRITGIDFPNPGFRPAERVEETGRRLANYAESFKVPFEFNAIAQKWETIKLKDLKINKGEVLVVNCLFRFRNLLDETVVVNSPRDVFLNLIRRLNPDVFIQGIINGAYHSPFFISRFREALFHYSSWFDMLETIIPREVHERMLVEKNILGQEAMNVIACEGAERIERPETYKQWQVRIQKAGFRQLPLDEEIIRITTERYKVYDKNFMIDVDSEWLLQGWKGRIANGLSTWKAVY; from the coding sequence ATGGGGCAATATGAGGCAGAATCTGCAATTAAATTAGAGGATGAAGCTTGTTCATTTTTCCCTGATCCGAATTTGATTAATAATCTCAGAGTTAGTGATAATTTAGTCAACAGGAATGTTGATATTAGTCCATTTCAATCTGATGTCGGACCAAATACTTTAGTCCCATCAACTGCAGATAACTTCCATGAGGATTATGATTTCAGTGATGGGGTGCTTAAGTATATAAATCAGATGCTTATGGAGGAGGATATTGAAGAGAAGACTTGCATGTTTCAAGAATCTGCAGCTCTTCAAGCTGCAGAAAGATCGTTTTACGAAGTTATTGGAGAGAAGTACCCTTCTTCCGCAAATCATGAGAAACCATCCAGTTTAGGTCAGAATGAACATCATGATATGGACCTTAGAAATGATGATCGTGATGGTTTACTATGCCCGAATTTGATTCTTGATCTCGATGAGGATGATGTGTCACATGTGCCTCATGTTCCTGATGGTGTTGCTTCACATTCAACTTCTCGGTCATCCCACAGTTTGTCAGGCACTTTCACGGATGTGCCTGTGGATTCTCCTGTGAGCACACTTAGGATTCCTGACATATTTAGTGACGGAGAGTCTGTTATGCAGTTTGAGAAAGGGGTGGAGGAGGCAAGTAAGTTCCTTCCTACGGGCAATAGCTTGCTTGCTGATGTGAGGTATAGTGTAGTGGGAAAGGAGCTGCAGTATGAAGAGATAAAAGATGCAGTAGTAAAGGTTGAGAAGTACAAGGAAAAGCAATCTCCTGAAAGGTCGAGAGGGAAGAAAAATACCCTTCATGAAGATATAGTAGATTTAACGGAAGGAAGAAATAACAAGCAGTCTGCAGTGTTTTCTGAATCAACTGTTCGATCGGAAATGTTTGATAGGGTGCTGCTATGCAGCGAAGGGAAAAATGAATCCGCTCTTCGTGAAACCTTGCAGGCTATATCAAGGCAAAACGCATCAGAGAATGGCCCTTCAAAGGGATCTAACGGTAAGAAGTTACAACGAAAGAAAAAAGTGGGTAAAAGAGATGTAGTAGACTTGAGAACACTCCTGACACTTTGTGCAGAAGCTGTTACTGGAGGTAATCAACGGACAGCAAATGAGCTTCTGAAGCAGATCAGGCAAAGTTCTTCTCCTACGGGGGATGGGATGCAGAGGCTGGCCCATTATTTTACTGATGGTCTTGAGGCACGGGTGGCTGGTTCCGGTACTCATATTTATAAAGCCCTTATTACACAGCCTGTATCAGCAACTGATTTCTTGAAAGGGTACTACCTACTACTTGCTGCCTGCCCGTTCAGGACTATCTCTAACTTTTTCTCAAATAAGACAATTATGAATCTAGCTGAAAAGGCTTCAACAGTACATATTATAGATATTGGCATTTTGTGGGGTTTCCAATGGCCTGGCCTCATACAACTTCTCTCTTCTAGACCAGGTGGACCTCCCAAGCTTCGTATAACTGGGATTGATTTTCCAAATCCCGGTTTCCGACCAGCAGAAAGGGTTGAGGAAACTGGGAGGCGGTTAGCTAATTATGCTGAGAGCTTTAAAGTTCCTTTTGAGTTCAATGCTATAGCGCAAAAGTGGGAAACAATTAAACTCAAGGATCTTAAGATCAATAAGGGTGAGGTTCTTGTGGTAAACTGTCTGTTCCGTTTTAGGAATCTACTTGATGAGACGGTGGTGGTGAATAGTCCAAGAGATGTTTTTCTGAATCTTATCAGGAGGTTGAATCCAGATGTTTTCATACAAGGGATTATAAATGGTGCTTACCATTCCCCATTCTTTATCTCACGATTCCGCGAAGCTCTTTTTCACTACTCATCCTGGTTTGATATGCTTGAAACAATTATTCCCCGTGAAGTGCACGAGAGAATGCTGGTTGAAAAGAATATACTTGGTCAGGAAGCAATGAATGTCATAGCATGCGAAGGTGCTGAGAGAATTGAGAGGCCAGAAACATACAAGCAGTGGCAAGTCAGAATTCAGAAGGCTGGTTTTCGTCAGCTTCCTTTGGATGAGGAGATCATAAGAATAACAACAGAACGATACAAGGTGTATGACAAGAATTTCATGATTGACGTAGATAGTGAATGGCTACTGCAGGGATGGAAGGGTCGTATAGCAAATGGCCTTTCAACATGGAAGGCAGTTTATTAA